GTAAGGAGTCCTGACATGATATGTTAGTAATCGACGAGGTGTATCACCATACAGCATTGCAAATATCATCGTCCGATTTATTGTACCTTATCGAACGGCTGAAGGTCAAAAAAGAAAATGAGATCGAAACGCTCAAGAAAAAGATCGAACAGTTCGAACAAAAGCGTCGAGCGGAAGAGGTTGCTTATCAATCGTTGTCGCCTGTACGCAAATGGTTTGCGGGCCGCCCCGCATCCCATCATCAGGCGGTGGAGTATATGGTGCAGGTGAAGGAACGTTTTCGCAAGATGGAACAGATTCGCAGACGCATACGTGAATTGGATCAGATCGCAGAACGAATTAAGCATCCGGACAGCATTGAGCGTGACGAGATTGAGCTTGCGCCCGATACAATTCGTGAGCTCAGACAGCTTAGTGAAACGGAGGATGTACAAACATGACTTTGGAGACGTTAAGCACCGGGATTGATACGGTCTGGGTCGTACTGAGTGCAGCGATGATTTTATTGATGGAGGGTGGATTCGCCCTGCTCGAGGCTGGCTTTGTGCGTTATAAAAATAGTGTGAACATTATTATGAAGGTATTTGCTGACATTACGATTGGAACGTTGCTGTTCTATGCCATCGGTTTTGGACTGATGTATGGTTCGGACGTAGGCGGTTTTGCGGGAGTAACGGGATTTTTCCTGAATGGGGATTTGTCTCACCTGGACGTGCCAGTATCTCTGGAGACATTCTGGTTGTTCCAGGCTGCCTTTACCATTGCTGTTATTTCAATCGTTTCAGGAGCGGTAGCCGAGCGGATCAACTTCCGTGCCTACCTGTTGTATATCATATTGATGACGGCGATCATCTATCCAATTGGTGGACACTGGGCATGGGGCGGCGGCTGGCTTAGTCAGCTGGGGATGCAGGACTTTGCCGGTTCTGCTGTCATCCATGCACTCGGCGGATTCTCGGCACTGGCTGCTGCGATTATCATTGGCCCACGTAAAGGGAAGTACACGCCACTTGGCGTAAGTGCCATTGCACTCCCAAGCAATCTGCCACTGGCATCTGTAGGTGCATTTTTATTATGGTTCGGCTGGTTTGGCTTCAATGCGGGTAGTACACTCAGCGCGACGGATGTAAGAATTGGTCACATTGCCATTGTCACGATGTTATCTGCGGCTTCGGGTGGTGCAGTTACGCTGTTGTATACGTTATTCCGCTTCAATCGTTCAGATGCACCCTCGGTCATTAACGGTTCGCTTGCGGGACTGGTCGGTATTACGGCAGGCTGTGCTTTTGTTGGTGATGTAGCAGCGATATTCATTGGGGCAGTATCTGGCTTGTTGATGATGGCTGCCACTAACTGGCTGGACCGTCGGCAGATTGATGATCCAGTTGGTGCTTTCCCGGTGCATGCCGCATCAGGGATGTGGGGCACGATTGCTGTAGGTCTGTTTGCCACGGATGGTGGATTATTTATGGGCGGCGGCTGGAGGTTGCTGGGTGTTCAGGCACTTGGCCTTACAGCCCTGGTCATCTGGGGATTCGCCATGACCTGGATCGGGTTAAAGCTGATTGGCAAAATTGTGCCTGTGCGTTCGACAGAAGAAGAGGAAGATCTGGGTCTGGATATC
This Paenibacillus xylanexedens DNA region includes the following protein-coding sequences:
- a CDS encoding ammonium transporter, whose protein sequence is MTLETLSTGIDTVWVVLSAAMILLMEGGFALLEAGFVRYKNSVNIIMKVFADITIGTLLFYAIGFGLMYGSDVGGFAGVTGFFLNGDLSHLDVPVSLETFWLFQAAFTIAVISIVSGAVAERINFRAYLLYIILMTAIIYPIGGHWAWGGGWLSQLGMQDFAGSAVIHALGGFSALAAAIIIGPRKGKYTPLGVSAIALPSNLPLASVGAFLLWFGWFGFNAGSTLSATDVRIGHIAIVTMLSAASGGAVTLLYTLFRFNRSDAPSVINGSLAGLVGITAGCAFVGDVAAIFIGAVSGLLMMAATNWLDRRQIDDPVGAFPVHAASGMWGTIAVGLFATDGGLFMGGGWRLLGVQALGLTALVIWGFAMTWIGLKLIGKIVPVRSTEEEEDLGLDISYHGVMAAHQAHEFLDGEEHMRAYQEKSSEPNR